In Opitutus sp., one genomic interval encodes:
- a CDS encoding DUF2384 domain-containing protein — protein sequence MIEPAQVGRWLTHPNPAFDGSTPLQVVERRIWRMLYDVESGQPG from the coding sequence GTGATCGAACCGGCGCAGGTCGGCCGCTGGTTGACGCACCCCAATCCCGCCTTTGACGGCTCCACGCCTCTGCAAGTGGTGGAGCGCCGCATCTGGCGCATGCTCTACGACGTCGAATCCGGCCAGCCGGGTTGA
- a CDS encoding helix-turn-helix transcriptional regulator, with protein sequence MNALGDSIRLLMARRQLTGVQLAVDIGLSETSLSRIVTGHAKPKQVTLTRLMKRLCTSTHEEQMILRAFTGPLAEVLGEEALSADARNPGEERERVERWLEARTQAITFKNAVGRELDKVGVTYRRDACEGIASVDFLIEAKGKRVGIECKFNVGRDFEKTVGIARRLRELLRCDLVIIAVPFEGEFAAVADVEAPAIRVFTAAEAARLVLEVIS encoded by the coding sequence GTGAACGCTCTTGGTGATAGCATCCGTCTCCTAATGGCCCGCCGGCAATTGACCGGCGTGCAATTGGCTGTGGACATTGGCCTGAGCGAAACCTCGTTGAGTCGTATCGTTACCGGTCACGCCAAACCCAAGCAGGTCACTCTCACTCGCTTGATGAAGCGGCTTTGCACCTCGACACACGAGGAGCAGATGATCCTGCGTGCGTTCACCGGTCCCCTGGCTGAGGTATTGGGCGAAGAAGCTTTAAGTGCTGATGCTCGTAACCCAGGCGAGGAGCGCGAACGCGTCGAGCGGTGGCTGGAAGCTCGCACCCAGGCGATCACCTTCAAAAACGCAGTCGGCCGCGAACTCGACAAAGTCGGCGTTACCTATCGGCGCGACGCCTGCGAGGGGATCGCTTCGGTGGACTTCCTCATTGAGGCAAAGGGCAAGCGCGTCGGCATTGAGTGTAAATTTAATGTCGGCCGGGATTTCGAGAAAACCGTCGGCATCGCCCGACGACTGCGGGAACTCTTGCGGTGTGATTTAGTGATCATCGCGGTGCCGTTTGAGGGAGAATTTGCGGCCGTTGCCGATGTCGAAGCTCCGGCGATTCGCGTGTTCACGGCGGCGGAAGCGGCTCGGCTCGTGCTGGAGGTCATTTCATGA
- a CDS encoding type I restriction-modification system subunit M, which translates to MQKASSEEQLFLEELDKKLWNAADRLRSNLDAAVYKHAVLGLIFLKYVSDAFDMRRGELRAAFADPQCDYYLDRADYNSEAEYEAAINAELEDRDYFTEKNVFWVPALARWKTIQDHAALPAGTEITVSNGKEAKYTIRSVARLIDDALEEVEKENPRLKGIIEKNRYSQLQIEPSKLVGLISEVISSIPFNHASLNAKDILGHVYEYFLGQFALAEGKKGGQYYTPKSIVSVIVEMLEPYQGKVYDPAMGSGGFFVQSEAFIEKYGGKIGQISVYGQESNPTTWRLAAMNMAIRGIDFNFGKQPADTLLSDQHPDLRADFVMANPPFNISEWWDGKLEGDPRWVYGVPPKGNANFGWVQHMLYHLAPHGSMALLLANGSMSSNTKGEGEIRKALVEADLVECMLSLPGQLFTNTQIPACVWFLTKSKKARGQNRDRTGEILFIDARQLGFMKDRVLRDFAAADLEKIIGIFRAWKRGKGYADEAGFCKSTLIATVASHDYVLTPGRYVGAEEAEAETEPFEEKMARLVVQLRTQFKESAKYEQLIEARLKGLGYGD; encoded by the coding sequence ATACAAAAAGCCTCATCAGAAGAACAGCTGTTCCTCGAAGAACTCGACAAGAAGCTCTGGAATGCCGCCGACCGCCTTCGCTCGAATCTCGACGCTGCCGTTTATAAGCATGCGGTTTTGGGGCTGATCTTCCTCAAATACGTCTCCGACGCGTTCGATATGCGACGCGGTGAGCTGCGCGCCGCGTTCGCCGATCCTCAATGCGATTACTATCTCGACCGCGCCGATTATAATTCTGAGGCCGAATACGAGGCCGCGATCAATGCCGAGTTGGAGGATCGGGACTACTTTACGGAGAAGAACGTCTTTTGGGTGCCCGCTCTCGCACGATGGAAAACGATTCAGGACCATGCCGCCCTACCAGCCGGCACGGAGATAACGGTTAGCAACGGCAAGGAGGCGAAATACACGATCCGCTCCGTGGCCCGCCTGATTGATGATGCGCTCGAAGAGGTGGAGAAGGAGAATCCCCGACTGAAGGGCATCATCGAGAAAAACCGGTACAGCCAACTTCAGATCGAGCCGAGCAAGTTGGTGGGCCTCATCAGCGAGGTCATATCGTCCATCCCGTTCAATCACGCCAGTCTCAACGCAAAGGACATTCTTGGCCACGTTTACGAATATTTCCTCGGTCAGTTCGCCTTGGCTGAGGGCAAAAAAGGCGGGCAATACTACACTCCGAAGAGCATCGTCTCGGTGATCGTTGAGATGCTGGAGCCATATCAGGGCAAGGTTTATGACCCGGCGATGGGCTCAGGCGGCTTCTTCGTGCAGAGCGAGGCGTTCATCGAAAAGTATGGCGGCAAGATCGGCCAGATTTCCGTTTACGGACAGGAGTCCAACCCCACCACCTGGCGCCTTGCCGCGATGAACATGGCAATCCGCGGCATCGACTTTAACTTCGGTAAGCAGCCCGCCGACACGTTGCTCAGCGACCAGCACCCCGACCTGCGAGCCGATTTCGTGATGGCGAATCCGCCGTTTAACATCAGCGAATGGTGGGACGGGAAACTCGAAGGCGACCCGCGCTGGGTTTACGGCGTCCCGCCCAAGGGCAATGCCAACTTCGGCTGGGTCCAGCACATGCTTTATCACCTCGCACCCCACGGCTCGATGGCCCTACTGCTCGCCAACGGCTCCATGTCCTCCAACACCAAGGGCGAGGGCGAAATCCGAAAAGCGCTCGTCGAGGCCGATCTAGTGGAGTGCATGCTATCACTCCCCGGCCAGCTTTTCACCAACACGCAAATCCCTGCCTGTGTTTGGTTTCTCACCAAGAGCAAAAAGGCACGCGGGCAGAATCGCGACCGCACTGGCGAAATCCTTTTTATCGACGCCCGACAGCTCGGTTTCATGAAGGATCGAGTACTGCGCGACTTTGCCGCCGCAGATCTCGAAAAGATCATCGGCATCTTCCGTGCATGGAAACGAGGCAAAGGCTATGCGGACGAGGCAGGGTTTTGTAAATCCACCCTCATCGCCACGGTCGCCTCACATGATTACGTGCTCACGCCGGGGCGTTACGTAGGCGCCGAGGAAGCGGAGGCGGAGACAGAGCCGTTTGAGGAAAAGATGGCGCGGCTGGTCGTTCAACTGCGCACACAGTTCAAGGAGTCCGCAAAGTATGAACAGTTGATCGAAGCGCGGCTGAAAGGACTCGGTTATGGAGATTGA
- a CDS encoding restriction endonuclease subunit S yields MEIDTEQHAEERSWLYQPSFPEGWTHAPLYSLANWVNGLAFRDLQFSKSGMPVIKIAEIKGGITGQTKFTTQTFDEKVRVRSGDMLFSWSGQPETSIDVFRWDGPEGWLNQHVFRVTAKDEVLPEFLFYLLRYLKPSFIGIAKNKQTTGLGHVTKRDLERMIAAYPSKNEQREIAATLGAIDGRIDSLRRINATLEEMARVLFQSWFVDFDPVHAKVAGQKLVGLDDATSVLFPSNFDNKSDAVVPTGWRATTLKDVIEIFDSKRIPLSGREREARKGTYPYHGAASVMDHVDDYLFDGIYVLMGEDGSVINVDGTAVLQYVWGKFWVNNHAHVLRGKNSISTEHLLLHLKSCNIAAFVNGAVQLKLNQGNLNRIPFMLPSPEIGEAFAKSIEPLFAKIRANTDQSRTLATLRDTLLPKLFNGELSVMQFAEEAEPA; encoded by the coding sequence ATGGAGATTGATACCGAGCAACACGCCGAGGAGCGGAGCTGGCTTTATCAGCCGAGTTTCCCAGAGGGCTGGACACACGCGCCGCTCTATTCGTTGGCCAACTGGGTCAACGGCTTGGCGTTTCGCGACCTTCAGTTTTCCAAATCGGGAATGCCGGTGATCAAGATTGCCGAAATCAAGGGAGGTATCACGGGGCAGACTAAATTTACAACACAGACTTTTGACGAAAAGGTGCGGGTGCGCTCCGGCGACATGCTTTTTTCGTGGTCGGGCCAGCCGGAAACGTCGATTGACGTCTTCCGCTGGGATGGACCGGAGGGCTGGCTCAATCAGCATGTGTTCCGGGTCACGGCGAAGGATGAGGTGCTGCCGGAATTTCTATTCTATCTCCTGCGTTACCTTAAACCTAGCTTCATCGGGATAGCTAAGAACAAACAGACCACCGGGCTCGGCCATGTGACCAAGCGCGACCTTGAGCGCATGATCGCGGCCTATCCATCGAAAAATGAGCAACGGGAGATCGCCGCCACGCTGGGTGCCATTGACGGGCGCATCGATTCGCTTCGACGTATTAACGCGACGTTGGAGGAGATGGCACGGGTGCTCTTCCAGAGCTGGTTTGTGGATTTTGATCCAGTGCACGCGAAGGTAGCAGGCCAAAAACTTGTGGGTCTTGATGATGCAACATCGGTTCTTTTTCCCTCAAACTTTGACAACAAGAGCGATGCCGTTGTTCCGACAGGGTGGAGAGCAACAACGCTCAAGGATGTGATTGAAATCTTTGACTCAAAAAGGATTCCACTATCAGGGAGGGAACGTGAAGCGAGGAAAGGGACTTATCCATACCACGGCGCAGCCTCAGTCATGGACCACGTCGATGACTACCTTTTCGACGGCATCTACGTGCTTATGGGTGAGGACGGCTCCGTTATCAACGTGGACGGAACAGCTGTGCTTCAATACGTCTGGGGCAAGTTTTGGGTAAACAACCATGCACATGTCCTCAGGGGGAAGAATAGTATCAGCACAGAACATCTTCTTCTGCATCTCAAAAGCTGTAACATCGCGGCTTTCGTGAACGGCGCTGTCCAGCTCAAGCTGAATCAAGGCAACTTAAATCGCATTCCGTTCATGCTCCCTTCACCGGAAATAGGTGAAGCCTTCGCAAAGAGTATAGAACCTCTGTTCGCCAAGATCCGCGCCAACACTGACCAATCTCGCACGCTCGCCACGCTTCGTGACACCCTACTGCCCAAACTCTTTAACGGCGAGTTAAGCGTCATGCAGTTTGCCGAGGAGGCCGAACCCGCATGA
- a CDS encoding FRG domain-containing protein yields the protein MSKIALSPTLEDEQLPAYFNKGPLWAKELPNNRFEVFADATSGRIPATRIENWREFTSLIEDPFFNRSGVHLVYRGQRRYDWGLTPTLGRLMENGIVTKELADEQLAKFRRAIRGRIEDRALLEHDEQSQCDELWAVGQHHGLMTPLIDWTYSPYVALFFAFATPDAPGEKKNPYRVVYLLNKTFVDNDELCPEIRVLEPRKDDHGRLVNQAGLFTFSPYDATLENKLGDVLSDTEFPDDELRTAERQRAPDDTDDYASAEPEIFAKYICKIYIKNEDRDGCLRHLRRMNVHHASLFPDLIGAAEYCNTLISDQAADNRFAKAEPPETLATAVPTAPAPTVPNPIAVKLADMLRTPQVEPARLVTLTEEIAGLLDRRAGETEEQRAERLRTVLPVTLRRYAYPADQREPTVRKLLELSQPQAGPDAFSVSIREASNG from the coding sequence ATGAGCAAGATAGCCCTCAGCCCGACGCTCGAAGACGAGCAACTCCCAGCCTATTTCAACAAGGGTCCATTATGGGCAAAGGAGTTACCGAATAATCGTTTTGAGGTGTTTGCCGATGCGACGAGTGGCCGAATACCCGCAACACGCATAGAAAACTGGCGAGAATTCACCAGCCTGATCGAAGATCCGTTTTTCAATCGATCCGGTGTGCACCTCGTATATAGGGGACAGCGCCGTTATGATTGGGGGCTCACGCCGACACTCGGTCGCCTCATGGAAAATGGTATCGTCACAAAAGAACTGGCTGACGAGCAGCTCGCCAAATTTCGGCGAGCAATCCGTGGGCGTATCGAGGACCGCGCGCTTCTCGAACATGATGAGCAGAGCCAGTGCGACGAACTTTGGGCGGTGGGCCAGCATCACGGGTTGATGACCCCTCTTATTGATTGGACCTATTCACCCTACGTGGCGTTGTTTTTCGCGTTCGCGACGCCAGATGCGCCTGGAGAGAAGAAAAACCCTTACCGGGTGGTCTATCTACTTAATAAGACCTTCGTTGATAACGATGAGCTGTGCCCTGAAATCCGGGTTCTGGAGCCTCGGAAAGACGACCATGGCCGTTTGGTGAACCAAGCCGGATTGTTCACGTTTTCGCCCTACGACGCCACGCTTGAGAATAAGCTCGGGGATGTACTATCGGATACGGAATTCCCAGATGATGAACTTCGTACGGCCGAACGCCAGCGCGCCCCAGATGACACCGATGACTATGCTAGCGCTGAGCCGGAAATTTTCGCTAAATATATCTGTAAGATTTATATCAAAAACGAGGATCGCGACGGCTGCCTACGCCACCTACGACGGATGAACGTGCATCACGCCAGTCTCTTCCCCGACCTGATCGGGGCGGCGGAATACTGTAATACGCTGATCTCTGACCAAGCCGCAGACAACCGTTTCGCTAAAGCAGAACCCCCGGAAACCCTGGCCACAGCGGTGCCGACCGCTCCTGCACCCACGGTGCCAAATCCGATCGCCGTCAAGCTCGCGGATATGCTGCGCACACCCCAAGTAGAGCCGGCACGGCTGGTTACTCTAACAGAGGAGATTGCTGGACTGCTGGACAGACGTGCTGGGGAAACCGAGGAGCAACGTGCAGAACGGCTCCGCACAGTGCTCCCGGTGACATTGCGCCGCTACGCCTATCCGGCGGACCAGCGGGAGCCAACGGTGCGGAAGCTTCTTGAGCTTTCGCAGCCGCAGGCCGGGCCTGACGCTTTTTCTGTCAGTATTAGGGAGGCATCCAATGGCTGA
- a CDS encoding toll/interleukin-1 receptor domain-containing protein: MTPSDAEVQRIWPVSRFRLFLSHLAVHKVAVSRLKQELAWRGVAAFVAHEDIEPSLEWRNEIELGLRSMHALATLLTPAFRESPWTDQEVGWALGRGLLVLPVRLGIDPYGFGGKYQGVSGTLEQPAVLASAIVDALLLNPQTHGEMRRSLVSSFEAATSFQMAKALRVSFGGISDFTDDEKERLRRACMENDQVKNAFGVAEAIFQTFGKPLDKTKAVTSESVPF; this comes from the coding sequence ATGACACCGTCGGATGCCGAAGTTCAACGAATCTGGCCGGTGAGCCGATTCCGGCTATTTTTGAGCCATCTTGCCGTGCACAAGGTCGCGGTGTCTCGGTTGAAGCAGGAACTGGCGTGGCGAGGCGTAGCGGCGTTTGTCGCGCACGAGGACATCGAGCCGAGCCTGGAGTGGCGCAACGAGATCGAATTGGGACTGCGCTCCATGCACGCCTTGGCGACGCTGTTGACGCCCGCATTTCGTGAGAGCCCTTGGACCGATCAGGAAGTCGGATGGGCGCTAGGTCGCGGTCTGTTGGTGTTGCCGGTAAGACTGGGTATAGATCCATATGGTTTCGGCGGGAAGTATCAGGGTGTGAGTGGAACTCTGGAACAACCGGCGGTGCTCGCGTCCGCGATAGTGGACGCCTTGTTGCTAAATCCACAAACGCACGGGGAAATGCGCCGCTCATTGGTTAGTAGCTTTGAGGCAGCGACATCCTTCCAGATGGCTAAGGCATTGAGGGTCTCATTCGGCGGTATTTCTGATTTTACCGATGACGAGAAAGAGCGCCTGCGGCGCGCATGTATGGAGAACGACCAAGTTAAAAATGCGTTCGGGGTTGCCGAAGCAATTTTTCAAACTTTCGGGAAGCCGCTAGACAAAACAAAAGCCGTTACCAGCGAATCAGTTCCATTCTAA
- a CDS encoding type I restriction endonuclease subunit R, which yields MITEDQLEQQCLRWFEDTGWNVAFGPDIAHDGGTPERESYREVVLVGRLARALASLNPQIPPPILDEALLRLLKLDHPVAEQRNRDFHRLLLNGLAVSWRQGDDVKHDHARLVDFTKPDANEFLVVNQFAIRGPQKTRRPDIVVFVNGLPLSIIELKNPTDENADVWKAYHQLQTYKEEVPDIFNYNEALIVSDGFTARVGSLTADQGRFLPWRTVKNEDDRPVVEYEIEKIIRGFFDRALFLDYLKHFILFEQDGDRLVKKIAGYHQFHAVREAVRVTVIAAQAAASDSVEEPRASYGTEVVPGSRKAGVVWHTQGSGKSISMVCYAGKLIQQAEMKNPTIVVVTDRNDLDGQLYETFCQAQELLKQTPEQADSREELRLKLASRQAGGIIFTTVQKFSLDEGENEKHPVLCERSNVVVISDEAHRSQYGLKARLVNVRDKDTKLITGKKYVYGFAKYMRDALPEASFIGFTGTPIDKGDHDTRAVFGDYVSVYDIQDAVKDGATVEIFYESRLAKLDVNRAEIEKLCAEVEEVVEDEEDMALRERTKGIWSTLEKLVGAKERTEEIAADLIKHFEARNAVITGKAMIVGMSREICARLYAAIIELRPEWHSDDIEKGVIKVVMTGTASDIAAVRPHATTKRQKKRLEKRFKNPADPLRLVIVRDMWLTGFDAPCCHTMYVDKPMKGHNLMQAIARVNRVFKDKPGGLVVDYIGIANDLKLALKVYAESKGRGDPCQSNKTGEKALPKLLSSLDACRGLFHGFDYSAYRIDPMVLLVPAANHILDVQKLPDRKKRFLDLVAEITSAYALCGTLDEVAELKTEIAFFSAVKAAIVKYTTVDRKRTEAEKNTTLRRILDNAIISEGVADIFALAGLKKPNIGLLSPDFLQDIRNMPQKNLAVELLEKLLRDEIKAHTRTNVVLQKKFGDRLMEALRKYHNRAIETAQVIEELLKMAGDFKEALGRNDELGLGSDEIAFYDALAERPEVLRTMGDVTLKQLATELTEQLRNSTSVDWQVRESVRAKMRILIKRLLRKYKYPPDGQDEAVARVIEQAEALADVWSK from the coding sequence ATGATTACCGAAGACCAACTTGAACAACAGTGCCTACGCTGGTTTGAAGACACTGGCTGGAATGTCGCGTTTGGCCCCGACATCGCCCATGACGGCGGGACTCCCGAGCGCGAGAGCTATCGCGAGGTGGTTTTGGTCGGGAGATTGGCGCGAGCCCTAGCATCACTAAACCCGCAAATTCCTCCGCCGATTTTAGATGAGGCACTTCTACGATTATTGAAACTCGATCACCCGGTGGCGGAACAACGGAATCGCGATTTTCACCGGTTGCTATTGAATGGGTTGGCGGTGTCGTGGCGGCAGGGCGACGACGTGAAACATGATCACGCCCGCTTGGTTGATTTCACAAAACCGGACGCGAATGAATTTCTGGTCGTCAACCAGTTTGCGATTCGTGGCCCGCAGAAAACGAGGCGGCCGGACATCGTGGTGTTTGTAAACGGACTGCCACTTTCGATCATCGAGCTGAAAAATCCTACTGATGAAAACGCCGACGTGTGGAAGGCATATCATCAACTCCAGACCTACAAGGAGGAGGTGCCGGATATTTTTAACTATAACGAAGCACTGATCGTCAGCGACGGATTTACCGCGCGCGTCGGATCACTTACTGCCGACCAAGGGCGCTTTCTCCCTTGGAGAACGGTGAAAAACGAGGACGACAGACCGGTGGTAGAGTATGAAATCGAGAAGATCATACGTGGATTTTTTGACCGCGCCCTCTTCCTCGACTATCTCAAACACTTTATCCTGTTCGAGCAGGATGGGGATCGGTTGGTAAAGAAGATTGCGGGCTATCACCAGTTCCACGCTGTTCGCGAAGCTGTTCGGGTGACCGTCATCGCCGCGCAGGCTGCCGCATCTGATTCAGTCGAAGAGCCGCGCGCGTCTTATGGTACTGAGGTCGTGCCCGGCTCGCGCAAGGCAGGCGTGGTCTGGCACACCCAAGGTTCGGGCAAAAGCATCTCCATGGTCTGCTACGCCGGAAAACTCATCCAGCAGGCAGAGATGAAGAACCCGACCATCGTCGTCGTGACTGACCGCAACGATCTCGACGGCCAACTTTATGAAACCTTCTGCCAGGCTCAGGAACTCCTCAAGCAGACGCCCGAGCAAGCCGACAGTCGTGAGGAATTGCGCCTGAAACTCGCCTCTCGTCAGGCCGGCGGCATTATTTTTACAACGGTCCAAAAGTTCTCCCTCGATGAGGGAGAAAACGAAAAACACCCCGTGCTCTGTGAGCGCAGTAATGTGGTGGTGATCTCCGACGAAGCACACCGTAGCCAATACGGGCTTAAAGCCCGGCTCGTGAACGTCCGGGACAAGGACACCAAACTTATCACCGGGAAAAAATATGTTTATGGCTTCGCGAAATACATGCGCGACGCACTGCCCGAGGCCTCCTTCATTGGATTTACCGGTACGCCGATCGATAAAGGCGACCACGACACGCGTGCCGTGTTCGGCGACTACGTCAGCGTTTACGATATCCAGGACGCGGTGAAAGATGGTGCCACGGTGGAGATTTTCTACGAGAGCCGTCTGGCTAAACTCGACGTCAACCGCGCAGAGATCGAAAAGCTATGCGCCGAGGTTGAAGAAGTCGTCGAGGATGAGGAAGACATGGCCCTACGCGAAAGGACTAAGGGAATCTGGTCTACACTCGAAAAGCTCGTCGGAGCCAAGGAGCGCACCGAGGAAATTGCCGCCGATCTGATAAAGCATTTCGAAGCGCGCAACGCAGTGATCACCGGCAAGGCGATGATTGTAGGCATGAGCCGCGAAATCTGCGCCCGGCTCTACGCGGCTATCATCGAGCTGCGCCCGGAATGGCATAGCGATGACATCGAAAAAGGTGTGATCAAGGTGGTGATGACCGGCACCGCGTCGGACATCGCCGCGGTACGCCCCCATGCAACGACCAAGCGGCAGAAAAAACGCCTCGAAAAGCGATTCAAGAACCCCGCTGATCCGCTACGCCTCGTAATCGTGCGCGACATGTGGCTGACCGGTTTTGACGCCCCCTGCTGCCATACGATGTATGTCGATAAGCCAATGAAAGGGCACAATCTCATGCAGGCCATTGCCCGCGTGAACCGCGTCTTCAAGGACAAACCCGGCGGTCTTGTGGTGGACTACATTGGGATCGCCAACGATTTAAAGCTGGCTCTCAAGGTCTACGCTGAATCCAAGGGGCGCGGAGATCCTTGCCAATCGAACAAGACCGGAGAGAAAGCCCTGCCGAAACTCCTTTCCAGCCTCGACGCGTGTCGCGGGCTCTTTCACGGCTTCGACTACTCGGCTTATCGCATCGACCCCATGGTGTTACTCGTGCCGGCGGCAAACCACATCCTTGACGTCCAAAAGCTGCCCGACCGCAAAAAGCGGTTTCTTGATTTAGTTGCTGAAATCACAAGCGCTTATGCCCTTTGCGGTACGCTCGACGAAGTGGCTGAGCTGAAAACTGAAATTGCATTTTTTTCAGCGGTAAAGGCAGCCATCGTGAAATATACCACAGTCGACCGGAAGCGCACAGAGGCAGAGAAAAACACCACGCTGCGCCGCATCCTCGACAACGCTATAATCTCCGAAGGCGTAGCCGACATTTTCGCACTCGCCGGCCTGAAAAAGCCAAACATCGGTCTTCTTTCGCCGGATTTCCTTCAAGACATCCGCAACATGCCGCAGAAGAACCTTGCGGTGGAGCTGCTTGAGAAACTCCTACGTGATGAGATCAAAGCCCATACGCGGACCAACGTGGTACTGCAGAAAAAGTTCGGCGACCGCCTGATGGAGGCCCTGCGCAAGTACCACAACCGAGCGATCGAAACCGCCCAGGTGATCGAGGAGCTCCTCAAGATGGCCGGTGACTTTAAGGAAGCGCTGGGCCGCAATGACGAACTGGGGCTAGGGTCGGATGAAATCGCTTTTTACGACGCCTTGGCGGAGCGTCCGGAAGTGCTGCGTACGATGGGCGATGTGACGCTTAAGCAGCTCGCGACCGAACTCACCGAGCAACTCCGTAACAGTACGTCGGTTGATTGGCAGGTTCGAGAGAGTGTGCGAGCCAAGATGCGAATTTTGATCAAACGGCTGCTGCGAAAATATAAATACCCACCGGACGGACAGGACGAAGCGGTCGCGCGCGTCATCGAGCAAGCTGAGGCGCTGGCGGATGTGTGGAGTAAATAA